The Niallia alba genome includes a window with the following:
- the trpC gene encoding indole-3-glycerol phosphate synthase TrpC has translation MTTILDKIIAKKRETIENLYKRKEELKTRNQHLKKKSFVEKIKQADTLAIIAEFKRASPSKGDINIDKDPTEQAKMYELYGADAISVLTDTPFFKGTYEDLAKVRETVNLPILCKDFIIDKIQIDFAKHFGADLVLLIAAALDDETLDELYTYATKLGLEVLLEVHNEEELDRALKTDAQLIGVNNRNLKTFEVTLETTEKLARKIKESGRYMVSESGISTFEDIVKVTSCGANAILVGETFMKASDLESKMKEMKVAVKAEIK, from the coding sequence GTGACAACCATTTTGGATAAAATCATTGCAAAAAAAAGGGAAACGATTGAAAATTTATATAAACGAAAAGAAGAGCTAAAAACAAGAAATCAACATTTAAAAAAGAAGTCCTTTGTAGAAAAAATTAAACAAGCAGACACCTTAGCCATCATTGCTGAATTTAAGCGGGCATCACCTTCAAAAGGTGACATTAATATCGATAAAGATCCAACGGAACAAGCAAAAATGTATGAATTATATGGTGCTGATGCCATTTCAGTTTTAACAGATACACCTTTTTTTAAAGGGACATATGAAGATTTAGCTAAGGTTAGAGAAACGGTAAATTTGCCGATATTGTGTAAAGATTTTATTATCGATAAAATTCAAATCGACTTTGCCAAACATTTTGGTGCTGATCTTGTGTTATTAATTGCCGCAGCATTAGATGATGAAACACTCGATGAACTATATACGTACGCAACGAAATTAGGGCTTGAAGTATTGTTGGAGGTTCATAATGAAGAAGAATTGGATAGAGCTTTAAAAACAGACGCACAATTAATTGGGGTCAATAATCGGAATTTAAAAACCTTTGAAGTAACCCTTGAAACGACTGAAAAGCTGGCAAGAAAAATAAAAGAAAGTGGCAGATATATGGTTAGTGAAAGTGGTATATCTACATTTGAGGATATAGTAAAGGTTACTTCTTGTGGAGCTAATGCCATTTTAGTTGGTGAAACTTTTATGAAAGCTTCGGATCTTGAAAGCAAAATGAAAGAAATGAAAGTCGCTGTAAAGGCGGAGATAAAATGA